From Desulfolucanica intricata, a single genomic window includes:
- the rnhA gene encoding ribonuclease HI, translating into MNEVEIYTDGACSGNPGPGGYGVVLKYKENIKELSAAYKETTNNRMEILAAIIGLEALKRPCKVILYSDSQYLVNAMTKDWVKRWKANNWMRNKNEPAKNVDLWKRLIPLTEKHQITWRWVKGHADNYYNNRCDHLAVTAIKEQKPLIDEGFRE; encoded by the coding sequence ATGAATGAGGTGGAAATCTATACTGACGGGGCTTGCAGTGGTAATCCCGGCCCGGGGGGATACGGGGTAGTTTTAAAATATAAAGAAAATATTAAAGAATTATCAGCAGCTTATAAAGAAACAACTAATAATCGCATGGAAATATTAGCTGCTATCATTGGATTGGAAGCCCTGAAAAGACCATGTAAGGTAATTTTATATAGTGACAGCCAGTATTTGGTTAACGCGATGACTAAAGACTGGGTTAAACGTTGGAAGGCTAATAACTGGATGCGTAATAAAAATGAACCTGCTAAAAATGTGGATCTGTGGAAAAGATTAATACCTTTAACTGAAAAACACCAGATAACCTGGAGATGGGTAAAGGGTCATGCAGACAACTATTATAATAATCGCTGCGATCATCTTGCAGTTACGGCTATAAAGGAACAAAAACCACTAATTGATGAAGGTTTTAGAGAATAA
- the hslO gene encoding Hsp33 family molecular chaperone HslO, which produces MKDYLIRAVGEKEQFRVFAVVATNLIEEARRRHDTWPVATAALGRTLIAGLLMGANLKGEDLLTIRINGDGPLGGIVVSADAYGNVRGYVKNPQVHVSSISKGKLGVGTAVGKGTLSVSKDLGLKEPFTGSVELISGEIGEDISYYLTVSEQIPSAVSLGVLVETDNSVRAAGGLILQLLPGASDDIISKLEAGIKELPPISSLVDEGKTPEQIVDLALKELNFSILEQTPVQFNCPCNKDKVESILISLGKQEIQEIKEELGQAEVNCHFCGEKYIFNTRELDNLLKEIEQQ; this is translated from the coding sequence ATGAAAGATTATCTAATACGAGCAGTAGGGGAAAAAGAACAGTTTCGAGTTTTTGCTGTGGTAGCCACTAATTTAATTGAAGAGGCCAGGCGTAGGCATGACACCTGGCCGGTTGCTACAGCGGCTCTGGGTCGAACGTTGATAGCAGGTCTCTTAATGGGTGCAAATTTAAAAGGTGAGGACTTACTAACAATTCGTATAAATGGCGACGGCCCGCTGGGTGGTATTGTCGTCTCAGCCGACGCTTACGGAAATGTGAGAGGGTATGTAAAAAATCCGCAGGTTCATGTATCCAGTATTAGTAAAGGTAAACTTGGTGTTGGGACGGCTGTTGGTAAAGGTACTCTTTCAGTTTCAAAGGATTTAGGTCTTAAAGAACCTTTTACCGGGAGTGTGGAATTAATCAGTGGGGAAATCGGAGAAGATATTTCTTATTATTTGACGGTTTCTGAGCAAATTCCCTCTGCGGTATCCTTAGGGGTACTGGTAGAAACCGATAATAGCGTGCGGGCCGCAGGAGGCCTTATTTTGCAGCTTTTACCCGGTGCCAGTGATGATATAATATCAAAACTGGAAGCCGGGATAAAAGAACTACCTCCGATAAGCAGTCTGGTTGATGAAGGAAAGACTCCGGAACAAATTGTTGACCTGGCACTAAAGGAACTTAATTTTAGTATACTTGAACAAACTCCGGTACAATTTAACTGCCCGTGCAATAAAGATAAGGTTGAGAGTATCCTGATCAGCCTGGGTAAACAAGAAATCCAAGAAATCAAAGAGGAGCTGGGACAGGCAGAAGTGAATTGTCATTTCTGTGGAGAAAAATATATTTTCAATACCAGGGAGCTGGATAATTTGCTAAAGGAAATTGAACAGCAATAA
- a CDS encoding PH domain-containing protein — MWLTTYYLLGENKLIIKYGPFKKVIPLNLIKSVKKTTNTLSGPALSLKRIEIVYGQYDFVLISPKDRDEFMRVLSKYCPQAEIIFNNKQ; from the coding sequence ATGTGGTTAACCACGTATTATCTTTTAGGAGAAAATAAATTGATTATCAAGTATGGCCCATTTAAAAAAGTTATCCCATTAAACTTAATTAAATCTGTAAAGAAAACGACAAATACGTTATCAGGTCCCGCCTTATCATTAAAAAGAATCGAAATTGTATACGGCCAATATGATTTTGTACTCATTTCTCCTAAAGATAGAGATGAATTTATGAGAGTTCTTAGCAAATATTGTCCACAAGCCGAAATCATATTTAACAATAAACAATAA
- a CDS encoding Hsp20/alpha crystallin family protein, which yields MALIPYEPFRHLDNMRRELDRFFTNDFPAIRSFGQNFSAPSIDVYETENEIVATCDIPGLEKKEDVQIDIDNNILSIKGMINRVNEVKEEHMHRQERFVGRFHRSISLPSRVSSEGIKATYKNGVLEIRMPKLQSDTKKIIDIDFH from the coding sequence ATGGCTTTAATTCCTTACGAACCTTTCCGTCACCTTGATAATATGAGACGAGAATTAGACCGTTTTTTTACCAATGATTTTCCTGCTATCAGAAGTTTTGGGCAAAACTTCAGTGCACCAAGCATAGATGTTTACGAAACAGAAAACGAAATAGTTGCAACCTGTGATATTCCTGGCTTAGAGAAGAAAGAAGATGTACAAATTGATATTGATAATAACATTCTTTCTATTAAAGGAATGATAAACAGGGTAAATGAAGTCAAGGAAGAACATATGCACCGTCAAGAACGTTTTGTAGGTCGTTTTCATCGTTCCATCAGCTTGCCATCTCGTGTTTCTTCTGAAGGGATTAAGGCAACATATAAAAATGGTGTCCTAGAAATCCGTATGCCTAAATTACAATCCGATACTAAAAAAATCATCGACATAGATTTCCATTAA